In Microcoleus sp. AS-A8, the following are encoded in one genomic region:
- a CDS encoding alpha/beta hydrolase, producing the protein MSLNFISVPPAKGQTPVGLVVCLHGFTGNSQQLAPFSPMFALPEYQFLFPDAPYSHPYGGRMWYKLGSQDDPGLTASRQQLTDWLKSLENRTGVPLSRTVLAGFSQGGAMTLEVGLTLPLAGLICMSGYLHSKPTPISGNSFPPVLIVHGRQDQMVPLSSAQSARETLKAAGVSVEYQEFDMGHIVIPAVFGVLRNFVMDTVQASGVRH; encoded by the coding sequence TTGTCTTTAAATTTCATCTCAGTTCCTCCGGCAAAGGGTCAAACACCCGTCGGCTTGGTTGTTTGCTTACATGGCTTTACGGGCAACTCCCAACAGTTGGCACCTTTTTCACCCATGTTCGCTCTTCCCGAATACCAGTTTCTGTTCCCCGACGCTCCTTACTCCCATCCCTATGGAGGTAGGATGTGGTACAAACTAGGAAGTCAGGATGATCCAGGCTTAACGGCGAGTCGGCAGCAGCTTACAGACTGGCTGAAGTCTCTAGAGAATCGCACTGGGGTTCCCCTGTCACGTACTGTGTTAGCTGGATTTTCTCAAGGTGGCGCAATGACACTGGAAGTGGGTCTAACGTTGCCTCTGGCCGGGTTAATCTGTATGAGTGGCTATCTGCACTCCAAGCCAACGCCAATATCTGGAAATTCCTTCCCACCCGTCTTAATTGTGCATGGTAGGCAAGACCAGATGGTGCCTCTGAGTTCCGCTCAAAGTGCCAGAGAAACTCTAAAAGCGGCGGGTGTCAGCGTGGAGTATCAGGAATTTGACATGGGACATATTGTGATCCCCGCCGTGTTCGGTGTGCTGCGAAATTTTGTGATGGATACCGTTCAGGCTAGCGGGGTTAGGCATTAG